From a single Ciconia boyciana chromosome 6, ASM3463844v1, whole genome shotgun sequence genomic region:
- the FOXA1 gene encoding hepatocyte nuclear factor 3-alpha isoform X1 codes for MLGTVKMEGHETSDWNSYYADTQEAYSSVPVSNMNSGLGSMNTMNTYMTMNTMTTSGNMTSSSFNMSYANTGLGAGLSPGAVAGMPAGSAGPVNGMPAGVAAMGTALSPGSINAMSAQPAPMNGLSPYGGMNPCMSPMAYTQSNLSRTRDAKTFKRSYPHAKPPYSYISLITMAIQQAPSKMLTLSEIYQWIMDLFPYYRQNQQRWQNSIRHSLSFNDCFVKVARSPDKPGKGSYWTLHPDSGNMFENGCYLRRQKRFKCEKPANSKASQEGRKDQAGASSSSSNSPLHRGHNKPVQLDTATSLSSSNPSTSPQSMDHSGSTTELKTSASAASSTISSVPALASVPHPPHSLAHEPQLHLKGDPHYSFNHPFSINNLMSSTEQQHKLDFKAYEQALQYSSYGASIPGGLPLGSASMAGRSSIEPSALEPSYYQGMWQYFNNTEMKKRVDV; via the exons GCCTATTCCTCCGTGCCCGTGAGCAACATGAACTCGGGGCTGGGCTCCATGAACACCATGAACACCTACATGACCATGAACACCATGACGACGAGCGGCAACATGACCTCCAGCTCCTTCAACATGTCCTACGCCAacacggggctgggggccgggctGAGCCCTGGTGCGGTGGCCGGCATGCCGGCTGGCTCGGCGGGGCCGGTGAACGGCATGCCAGCCGGCGTGGCCGCCATGGGAACGGCGCTGAGCCCCGGCAGCATCAACGCCATGTCTGCCCAGCCGGCCCCCATGAACGGGCTGAGCCCCTACGGCGGCATGAACCCCTGCATGAGCCCCATGGCCTACACCCAGTCCAACCTCAGCAGGACACGGGACGCCAAGACCTTCAAGCGGAGCTACCCCCACGCCAAGCCGCCCTACTCCTACATCTCCCTCATCACCATGGCCATCCAGCAGGCACCCAGCAAGATGCTGACGCTGAGCGAGATCTACCAGTGGATCATGGACCTTTTCCCTTACTATCGACAGAACCAGCAGCGCTGGCAGAACAGCATCCGCCACTCGCTCTCCTTCAATGACTGCTTCGTCAAGGTGGCCCGCTCCCCCGACAAGCCCGGCAAGGGCTCCTACTGGACCCTGCATCCTGACTCTGGCAACATGTTTGAAAACGGCTGCTACCTCCGCCGGCAAAAGCGCTTCAAGTGTGAGAAGCCGGCGAACAGCAAAGCCTCTCAGGAGGGCAGGAAAGATCAGGCTGGGGCCTCCAGTTCCAGCTCCAACTCCCCGCTGCACAGAGGCCACAATAAACCCGTGCAGCTGGACACCGccacctccctctccagctccaACCCATCCACCAGCCCCCAGTCTATGGACCACAGCGGATCGACCACGGAGCTAAAGACCTCGGCCTCGGCCGCTTCTTCCACCATCAGCTCCGTCCCCGCCTTGGCCTCCGTCCCGCACCCCCCTCACTCCTTAGCCCACGAACCCCAGCTCCACCTCAAGGGTGATCCCCACTACTCCTTCAACCACCCCTTTTCCATCAACAACCTCATGTCCTCCAcggagcagcagcacaagctgGACTTCAAAGCCTACGAGCAGGCACTGCAATATTCCTCCTACGGGGCCAGCATCCCCGGCGGGCTGCCCCTGGGCAGCGCGTCCATGGCAGGCCGCAGCAGCATCGAGCCCTCAGCCCTCGAGCCCTCCTACTACCAAG GTATGTGGCAATACTTTAACAATACGGAGATGAAGAAGCGAGTAGACgtttaa
- the FOXA1 gene encoding hepatocyte nuclear factor 3-alpha isoform X3, which yields MLGTVKMEGHETSDWNSYYADTQEAYSSVPVSNMNSGLGSMNTMNTYMTMNTMTTSGNMTSSSFNMSYANTGLGAGLSPGAVAGMPAGSAGPVNGMPAGVAAMGTALSPGSINAMSAQPAPMNGLSPYGGMNPCMSPMAYTQSNLSRTRDAKTFKRSYPHAKPPYSYISLITMAIQQAPSKMLTLSEIYQWIMDLFPYYRQNQQRWQNSIRHSLSFNDCFVKVARSPDKPGKGSYWTLHPDSGNMFENGCYLRRQKRFKCEKPANSKASQEGRKDQAGASSSSSNSPLHRGHNKPVQLDTATSLSSSNPSTSPQSMDHSGSTTELKTSASAASSTISSVPALASVPHPPHSLAHEPQLHLKGDPHYSFNHPFSINNLMSSTEQQHKLDFKAYEQALQYSSYGASIPGGLPLGSASMAGRSSIEPSALEPSYYQVYRYVAIL from the exons GCCTATTCCTCCGTGCCCGTGAGCAACATGAACTCGGGGCTGGGCTCCATGAACACCATGAACACCTACATGACCATGAACACCATGACGACGAGCGGCAACATGACCTCCAGCTCCTTCAACATGTCCTACGCCAacacggggctgggggccgggctGAGCCCTGGTGCGGTGGCCGGCATGCCGGCTGGCTCGGCGGGGCCGGTGAACGGCATGCCAGCCGGCGTGGCCGCCATGGGAACGGCGCTGAGCCCCGGCAGCATCAACGCCATGTCTGCCCAGCCGGCCCCCATGAACGGGCTGAGCCCCTACGGCGGCATGAACCCCTGCATGAGCCCCATGGCCTACACCCAGTCCAACCTCAGCAGGACACGGGACGCCAAGACCTTCAAGCGGAGCTACCCCCACGCCAAGCCGCCCTACTCCTACATCTCCCTCATCACCATGGCCATCCAGCAGGCACCCAGCAAGATGCTGACGCTGAGCGAGATCTACCAGTGGATCATGGACCTTTTCCCTTACTATCGACAGAACCAGCAGCGCTGGCAGAACAGCATCCGCCACTCGCTCTCCTTCAATGACTGCTTCGTCAAGGTGGCCCGCTCCCCCGACAAGCCCGGCAAGGGCTCCTACTGGACCCTGCATCCTGACTCTGGCAACATGTTTGAAAACGGCTGCTACCTCCGCCGGCAAAAGCGCTTCAAGTGTGAGAAGCCGGCGAACAGCAAAGCCTCTCAGGAGGGCAGGAAAGATCAGGCTGGGGCCTCCAGTTCCAGCTCCAACTCCCCGCTGCACAGAGGCCACAATAAACCCGTGCAGCTGGACACCGccacctccctctccagctccaACCCATCCACCAGCCCCCAGTCTATGGACCACAGCGGATCGACCACGGAGCTAAAGACCTCGGCCTCGGCCGCTTCTTCCACCATCAGCTCCGTCCCCGCCTTGGCCTCCGTCCCGCACCCCCCTCACTCCTTAGCCCACGAACCCCAGCTCCACCTCAAGGGTGATCCCCACTACTCCTTCAACCACCCCTTTTCCATCAACAACCTCATGTCCTCCAcggagcagcagcacaagctgGACTTCAAAGCCTACGAGCAGGCACTGCAATATTCCTCCTACGGGGCCAGCATCCCCGGCGGGCTGCCCCTGGGCAGCGCGTCCATGGCAGGCCGCAGCAGCATCGAGCCCTCAGCCCTCGAGCCCTCCTACTACCAAG TTTACAGGTATGTGGCAATACTTTAA
- the FOXA1 gene encoding hepatocyte nuclear factor 3-alpha isoform X2, giving the protein MLGTVKMEGHETSDWNSYYADTQEAYSSVPVSNMNSGLGSMNTMNTYMTMNTMTTSGNMTSSSFNMSYANTGLGAGLSPGAVAGMPAGSAGPVNGMPAGVAAMGTALSPGSINAMSAQPAPMNGLSPYGGMNPCMSPMAYTQSNLSRTRDAKTFKRSYPHAKPPYSYISLITMAIQQAPSKMLTLSEIYQWIMDLFPYYRQNQQRWQNSIRHSLSFNDCFVKVARSPDKPGKGSYWTLHPDSGNMFENGCYLRRQKRFKCEKPANSKASQEGRKDQAGASSSSSNSPLHRGHNKPVQLDTATSLSSSNPSTSPQSMDHSGSTTELKTSASAASSTISSVPALASVPHPPHSLAHEPQLHLKGDPHYSFNHPFSINNLMSSTEQQHKLDFKAYEQALQYSSYGASIPGGLPLGSASMAGRSSIEPSALEPSYYQGVYSRPVLNTS; this is encoded by the coding sequence GCCTATTCCTCCGTGCCCGTGAGCAACATGAACTCGGGGCTGGGCTCCATGAACACCATGAACACCTACATGACCATGAACACCATGACGACGAGCGGCAACATGACCTCCAGCTCCTTCAACATGTCCTACGCCAacacggggctgggggccgggctGAGCCCTGGTGCGGTGGCCGGCATGCCGGCTGGCTCGGCGGGGCCGGTGAACGGCATGCCAGCCGGCGTGGCCGCCATGGGAACGGCGCTGAGCCCCGGCAGCATCAACGCCATGTCTGCCCAGCCGGCCCCCATGAACGGGCTGAGCCCCTACGGCGGCATGAACCCCTGCATGAGCCCCATGGCCTACACCCAGTCCAACCTCAGCAGGACACGGGACGCCAAGACCTTCAAGCGGAGCTACCCCCACGCCAAGCCGCCCTACTCCTACATCTCCCTCATCACCATGGCCATCCAGCAGGCACCCAGCAAGATGCTGACGCTGAGCGAGATCTACCAGTGGATCATGGACCTTTTCCCTTACTATCGACAGAACCAGCAGCGCTGGCAGAACAGCATCCGCCACTCGCTCTCCTTCAATGACTGCTTCGTCAAGGTGGCCCGCTCCCCCGACAAGCCCGGCAAGGGCTCCTACTGGACCCTGCATCCTGACTCTGGCAACATGTTTGAAAACGGCTGCTACCTCCGCCGGCAAAAGCGCTTCAAGTGTGAGAAGCCGGCGAACAGCAAAGCCTCTCAGGAGGGCAGGAAAGATCAGGCTGGGGCCTCCAGTTCCAGCTCCAACTCCCCGCTGCACAGAGGCCACAATAAACCCGTGCAGCTGGACACCGccacctccctctccagctccaACCCATCCACCAGCCCCCAGTCTATGGACCACAGCGGATCGACCACGGAGCTAAAGACCTCGGCCTCGGCCGCTTCTTCCACCATCAGCTCCGTCCCCGCCTTGGCCTCCGTCCCGCACCCCCCTCACTCCTTAGCCCACGAACCCCAGCTCCACCTCAAGGGTGATCCCCACTACTCCTTCAACCACCCCTTTTCCATCAACAACCTCATGTCCTCCAcggagcagcagcacaagctgGACTTCAAAGCCTACGAGCAGGCACTGCAATATTCCTCCTACGGGGCCAGCATCCCCGGCGGGCTGCCCCTGGGCAGCGCGTCCATGGCAGGCCGCAGCAGCATCGAGCCCTCAGCCCTCGAGCCCTCCTACTACCAAGGTGTGTATTCCAGACCCGTGCTAAACACCTCCTAG